A region of the Vigna unguiculata cultivar IT97K-499-35 chromosome 9, ASM411807v1, whole genome shotgun sequence genome:
TCTGAATatccggttcatgtagtccatgaacaccgctggagcattggtcacaccaaaaggcatgaccacatactcgtagtgtccaTACCGGGACCTGAAGGTCGTTTTCTGCACATCATTTGCCTTCACCAATATTTGATGATAACCcgacccatgcaactgatccatcaagtcatctattctCGGGAGGGGGTACTGGTTCTTGATGGTCATCTTGTTCACTTGTCTGTAGTCTACACATAGCCGTGAACTCcgatccttcttcttcactaacaaTATCGGTGCTCTCCAAGGCGAGGTACTAGGTCAGATGAAATGCTTCCCTAGTAAATCCTCTATTTGCTTCTTGAGTTCCACCAACTCTACCGGAGCCATACGGTATGGAGCCATCGACACTGGCCCGGTTCCTGGTACAAAGTctatagagaactccacctctctattgGGAGGCAACCTTGGTACCTCCTCTAGGAATACATCCTCAAACTCGTGTACTACTAGTATGATCGATGCCTCTTCCTCCTTCTCCACTTCCAGACGAGTGAAAATTATGAAGTACTGCGTGGCCTTCTGAATCTCCTTCACGACTCCTTGGGATGataacaactcaggctcctctgagttggGAAACAACAACCTATTCTCTCGGCAGTCTATAAGgatgcgattggcagagagccaatccatcctcAAGATCATTTCCAACtcttgtagaggtaggcagatcATATTCACTTTATACCTCCGCCTTCTACCTCCACCAGATACCTAGCgcacaaggacgacgtcctgaccaaacctgATGTTGGAGTAGACACCACAAGTTCACACTGCAGCTCACACTTGCAAACTCAACTTTTTCACACATGCATCTGACACaaatgagtgtgtcgctccagagtCATATAGCACACAACAAGTTTTCTCAGCTATCAAACAATGGCctataacaaggttacctgaacccGCTACTTCCACTCCTGTCATGGCGTAAACTCTGCCTgacgcctgaggcctgttgcctcccCTCATCTGCTGGTTCTGCGCAGGAGTCTGTACTAGAGGTCGCGTCACTACCCTAGCAAGGGTGGGGCAGTTCCTCCCAAAGTGGCgctccttgccacagttgttgcacctcTTGAAGCCTGCAAGCTATGGGCAAACATTCCTCTTGTGTGGTCCCCCACACTAGTAGCACTGAATCCTGCTCTGCTGGAGAGAAGACTCCCTAGACCCCTAAGACTGGAAATGGGGCCTAGTGTAGGGTTTCCTCCTCTCTTCGTGCCTATGCCTAGATCTCGATGGTCCTCCCACTCTCTGTTGGTGTGAATGCTGAGTCTCCACCTCCACCTTCATCCTCTCCATGACCCTAACCTTCTCCACCAAGGctgcaaagtccttgatggaaaGTGGGGCCACCATCAGACGAAGATCTCCGCGGAGGCCATTCTCGAATTTCCTACATCGCCACTCCTCATCTAGTGGCATGGTGTAGAAACGACTGAGGTGCTTAAACTTTTCTCCATACTCAGCCACAGACTTGCTTCCTTGGGTCAACTACAAGAACTCTACCTCTTTAGCATACTTGACGTTGTCGGGGAAGTACTCGGAAAGGAATTTTCTCCTAAAGACGTCCCAAGTGATTTGTTCCTGCCTCTCCTACATGATGGACTTCGTTCTGATCCACCAGTGCTCAGCTTCACCTGTGAGCATGTACACCGCGAAAACCAGCCTACTCTCCTCGGGGCACATCTTAGCATCAAATATTCTCTCTAGATCTTTTAGCCACTGGTCTGCCACGTTCGGACTGGTCTTGCCCGCAAACTTCATTGGGCGGTGTTTGAGAAAATCCTCCAGGCTCCACTCCCTGGTAGTAGGTCGTGGCTCAGGACCAAATGC
Encoded here:
- the LOC114163524 gene encoding uncharacterized protein LOC114163524; its protein translation is MPLDEEWRCRKFENGLRGDLRLMVAPLSIKDFAALVEKLAGFKRCNNCGKERHFGRNCPTLARVVTRPLVQTPAQNQQMRGGNRPQASGRVYAMTGVEVAGSGLVRTSSLCARYLVEVEGGDCRENRLLFPNSEEPELLSSQGVVKEIQKATQYFIIFTRLEVEKEEEASIILVVHEFEDVFLEEVPRLPPNREVEFSIDFVPGTGPVSMAPYRMAPVELVELKKQIEDLLGKHFI